In one window of Oncorhynchus gorbuscha isolate QuinsamMale2020 ecotype Even-year linkage group LG23, OgorEven_v1.0, whole genome shotgun sequence DNA:
- the LOC124010993 gene encoding pre-mRNA-processing factor 19-like isoform X3, translating into MNGQPLSEEQLIDIKVSHPIRPKAASATSIPAILKSLQDEWDAVMLHSFTLRQQLQTTRQELSHALYQHDAACRVIARLTKEVTAAREALATLKPQAGLVAPQAMPASQPATGGAGGEPMEVSEQVGMTPEIIQKLQDKATVLTTERKKRGKTVPEELVRAEDLSKYRQVASHAGLHSASVPGILCMDLCPSDTNKVLTGGADKNVVVFDKKEEQIIATLKGHTKKVTSVIYHPSQSVVFSASPDSTIRVWSVTGGNCVQVVRAHEASVTGLSLHATGDYLLSSSEDQYWAFSDIQTGRVLTKVTDEAAGVALTCAQFHPDGLIFGTGTADSQIKIWDLKERTNVANFPGHSGPVTSIAFSENGYYLATGAQDSSVKLWDLRKLKNFKTIALDNNYEVKSLVFDQSGTYLAVGGSDIRVYICKQWSEVLNFSDHSGLVTGVAFGDNAQFLSSAGMDRSLKFYSL; encoded by the exons ATGAACGGCCAACCACTGTCCGAGGAGCAACTTATCGATATTAAAG TGTCTCATCCTATCCGACCAAAGGCTGCCTCCGCTACCAGTATTCCTGCCATACTCAAGTCTCTGCAAGATGAGTGG gaTGCGGTGATGCTCCACAGTTTCACTCTGAGGCAGCAGCTGCAGACGACTCGCCAGGAGCTGTCTCACGCCCTCTACCAGCATGACGCAGCCTGCAGAGTCATTGCCCGTCTCACCAAGGAGGTCACTGCAGccagagagg CACTGGCCACACTGAAGCCCCAAGCTGGATTGGTCGCCCCTCAGGCTATGCCTGCCTCTCAGCCAGCCACTGGG GGTGCAGGTGGGGAGCCCATGGAGGTTAGTGAGCAGGTGGGAATGACTCCAGAAATCATCCAGAAG CTCCAAGACAAGGCCACCGTCCTTACCACAGAGCGAAAGAAG AGGGGCAAGACTGTGCCAGAGGAACTGGTCAGGGCTGAGGATCTGAGCAAGTACCGACAAGTGGCTTCCCACGCT GGTCTTCATAGCGCCAGTGTCCCAGGAATCCTGTGTATGGACCTCTGTCCTTCAGATACTAACAAAGTACTCACTG GAGGGGCTGATAAGAACGTGGTTGTGTTTGATAAGAAGGAGGAGCAGATCATCGCCACTCTCAAGGGTCACACCAAGAAGGTGACCTCTGTCATCTACCACCCCTCCCAG tCGGTGGTGTTCTCTGCCTCTCCAGACAGCACCATCCGGGTGTGGTCTGTTACCGGGGGCAACTGTGTCCAGGTGGTGAGAGCTCACGAGGCGAGCGTGACCGGGCTGTCACTTCACGCCACCGGAGACTACCTGCTTAGCTCCTCCGAGGACCAG tactgggccTTTTCTGACATCCAAACTGGCCGAGTCCTTACTAAAGTCACTGATGAGGCTGCTGGTGTTG CTCTGACTTGTGCTCAGTTCCACCCTGACGGTCTGATTTTCGGGACGGGAACAGCTGACTCCCAAATCAAGATCTGGGATCTGAAGGAACGCACCAACGTGGCCAACTTCCCCGGCCACTCCGGTCCCGTCACCTCCATCGCCTTCTCTGAAAACGGATACTACCTGGCCACAG gtgCCCAGGACAGCTCTGTGAAGCTGTGGGATCTGAGGAAACTGAAGAACTTCAAGACCATCGCCCTGGACAACAACTACGAA gttaagTCTCTGGTGTTTGATCAGAGTGGTACGTACTTGGCTGTGGGTGGATCTGACATCAGGGTGTACATATGCAAGCAGTGGTCGGAGGTCCTAAACTTCAGCG ATCACTCTGGACTGGTGACCGGCGTGGCGTTTGGAGACAATGCTCAGTTCCTTTCCTCCGCGGGAATGGACAGAAGCCTTAAGTTCTACAGCCTGTAA
- the LOC124010993 gene encoding pre-mRNA-processing factor 19-like isoform X2: MSLVCAISNEVPEHPCVSPVSNQVFERRLIEKFIAENGVDPMNGQPLSEEQLIDIKVSHPIRPKAASATSIPAILKSLQDEWDAVMLHSFTLRQQLQTTRQELSHALYQHDAACRVIARLTKEVTAAREALATLKPQAGLVAPQAMPASQPATGGAGGEPMEVSEQVGMTPEIIQKLQDKATVLTTERKKRGKTVPEELVRAEDLSKYRQVASHAGLHSASVPGILCMDLCPSDTNKVLTGGADKNVVVFDKKEEQIIATLKGHTKKVTSVIYHPSQSVVFSASPDSTIRVWSVTGGNCVQVVRAHEASVTGLSLHATGDYLLSSSEDQYWAFSDIQTGRVLTKVTDEAAGVALTCAQFHPDGLIFGTGTADSQIKIWDLKERTNVANFPGHSGPVTSIAFSENGYYLATGAQDSSVKLWDLRKLKNFKTIALDNNYEVKSLVFDQSGTYLAVGGSDIRVYICKQWSEVLNFSDHSGLVTGVAFGDNAQFLSSAGMDRSLKFYSL; the protein is encoded by the exons ATGTCTTTGGTTTGCGCAA TTTCCAATGAGGTCCCGGAGCACCCTTGCGTGTCCCCGGTGTCCAACCAGGTGTTCGAGCGCCGACTGATCGAGAAGTTCATCGCGGAGAATGGCGTTGACCCCATGAACGGCCAACCACTGTCCGAGGAGCAACTTATCGATATTAAAG TGTCTCATCCTATCCGACCAAAGGCTGCCTCCGCTACCAGTATTCCTGCCATACTCAAGTCTCTGCAAGATGAGTGG gaTGCGGTGATGCTCCACAGTTTCACTCTGAGGCAGCAGCTGCAGACGACTCGCCAGGAGCTGTCTCACGCCCTCTACCAGCATGACGCAGCCTGCAGAGTCATTGCCCGTCTCACCAAGGAGGTCACTGCAGccagagagg CACTGGCCACACTGAAGCCCCAAGCTGGATTGGTCGCCCCTCAGGCTATGCCTGCCTCTCAGCCAGCCACTGGG GGTGCAGGTGGGGAGCCCATGGAGGTTAGTGAGCAGGTGGGAATGACTCCAGAAATCATCCAGAAG CTCCAAGACAAGGCCACCGTCCTTACCACAGAGCGAAAGAAG AGGGGCAAGACTGTGCCAGAGGAACTGGTCAGGGCTGAGGATCTGAGCAAGTACCGACAAGTGGCTTCCCACGCT GGTCTTCATAGCGCCAGTGTCCCAGGAATCCTGTGTATGGACCTCTGTCCTTCAGATACTAACAAAGTACTCACTG GAGGGGCTGATAAGAACGTGGTTGTGTTTGATAAGAAGGAGGAGCAGATCATCGCCACTCTCAAGGGTCACACCAAGAAGGTGACCTCTGTCATCTACCACCCCTCCCAG tCGGTGGTGTTCTCTGCCTCTCCAGACAGCACCATCCGGGTGTGGTCTGTTACCGGGGGCAACTGTGTCCAGGTGGTGAGAGCTCACGAGGCGAGCGTGACCGGGCTGTCACTTCACGCCACCGGAGACTACCTGCTTAGCTCCTCCGAGGACCAG tactgggccTTTTCTGACATCCAAACTGGCCGAGTCCTTACTAAAGTCACTGATGAGGCTGCTGGTGTTG CTCTGACTTGTGCTCAGTTCCACCCTGACGGTCTGATTTTCGGGACGGGAACAGCTGACTCCCAAATCAAGATCTGGGATCTGAAGGAACGCACCAACGTGGCCAACTTCCCCGGCCACTCCGGTCCCGTCACCTCCATCGCCTTCTCTGAAAACGGATACTACCTGGCCACAG gtgCCCAGGACAGCTCTGTGAAGCTGTGGGATCTGAGGAAACTGAAGAACTTCAAGACCATCGCCCTGGACAACAACTACGAA gttaagTCTCTGGTGTTTGATCAGAGTGGTACGTACTTGGCTGTGGGTGGATCTGACATCAGGGTGTACATATGCAAGCAGTGGTCGGAGGTCCTAAACTTCAGCG ATCACTCTGGACTGGTGACCGGCGTGGCGTTTGGAGACAATGCTCAGTTCCTTTCCTCCGCGGGAATGGACAGAAGCCTTAAGTTCTACAGCCTGTAA